A single genomic interval of Camelina sativa cultivar DH55 chromosome 11, Cs, whole genome shotgun sequence harbors:
- the LOC104724913 gene encoding probable zinc transporter 8 — translation MATTTTQHMNQIFLVLLLISLAISPTISTVPKECETDPTDSCIDKTRALPLKIIAIVAILVTSMIGVTAPLFSRYVTFLHPGGKIFMIIKCFASGIILGTGFMHVLPDSFEMLSSPCLEDNPWHKFPFTGFVAMLSGLVTLAIDYIATSLYTKKAVADDSEERTTPMIIQIDHLPLATKETSSTCSKQLLRYRVIAMVLELGIIVHSVVIGLSLGATNDTCTIKGLIAALCFHQMFEGMGLGGCILQAEYTNVKKFVMAFFFAVTTPFGIALGIALSSVYKDNSPTALITVGLLNACSAGLLIYMALVDLLAAEFMGSMLQGSVKLQLNCFGAALLGCGGMSVLAKWA, via the exons ATGGCTACGACGACAACACAACACATGAATCAAATCTTCCTCGTACTCCTCCTAATCTCCTTGGCAATCTCTCCGACAATCTCAACGGTTCCAAAAGAATGCGAGACCGACCCAACAGACTCTTGCATCGATAAAACCAGAGCCTTACCCCTCAAAATCATAGCAATCGTTGCCATCCTCGTGACAAGTATGATCGGAGTGACAGCTCCTCTCTTTAGCCGATATGTCACTTTCCTGCATCCAGGTGGTAAAATCTTTATGATCATCAAGTGTTTTGCATCCGGAATCATCCTAGGAACTGGTTTCATGCACGTTTTGCCCGATTCTTTCGAGATGTTGTCCTCTCCATGTCTTGAAGACAACCCATGGCACAAGTTTCCCTTCACGGGCTTTGTCGCTATGTTGTCCGGTCTTGTAACTCTCGCTATTGACTATATTGCTACAAGTCTCTACACCAAGAAAGCTGTCGCTGACGACAGTGAAGAAAGGACTACTCCGATGATTATTCAAATCGATCATTTGCCTCTAGCAACTAAAGAAACTAGCTCTACATGCTCAAAACAACTATTGCGGTACCGAGTTATCGCCATG GTGTTGGAGCTTGGGATAATAGTTCACTCAGTAGTCATTGGACTATCCCTAGGTGCAACCAACGACACATGCACCATTAAAGGTCTTATTGCAGCTCTTTGCTTTCATCAGATGTTCGAAGGCATGGGTCTCGGTGGTTGCATCCTCcag GCAGAGTATACAAATGTGAAGAAATTTGTGATGGCCTTCTTCTTTGCGGTTACAACACCGTTTGGAATCGCTCTTGGTATAGCCTTGTCGAGCGTTTACAAAGACAACAGTCCAACAGCCTTAATCACGGTCGGACTGCTCAATGCATGTTCAGCAGGGTTGCTAATTTACATGGCACTTGTTGATCTTCTAGCTGCAGAGTTTATGGGATCTATGCTCCAAGGAAGCGTCAAGCTTCAGCTAAATTGCTTCGGGGCAGCTTTGCTCGGTTGTGGTGGAATGTCAGTCCTAGCTAAGTGGGCGTAA